DNA sequence from the Psychrilyobacter piezotolerans genome:
CATCCCAAATCTATATCTGATCCCATATCCTGTTCCAGGCAGATTTAGTGTAGCCATCGATTCAATAAAACAGGCTGCTAATCTTCCTAATCCACCATTACCTAACCCTGCATCCGATTCAGCGCTCTCTATCTTATTGATATCAATATTTAACTCCTCCAATAACTCCACAACCCCGTCATAGACCCCTAAGTTGATTAAGTTGTTACTGAATGCTCTTCCCATTAGATATTCAGCAGAAAAATAAAACGCTTCCCTCCCTTTATTATATCGGTCTTCGGTAGCTTTCCAAGATCCTCCTATCTCCTCCATTATTGTTTGAGATAGTGCATCATATATTTCAAAATCAAGCCCTTCAGATAATTTTTTCCCGTATTTAACTAATAATTTTTTCTCCAAACCTGTTTTAATTATGTCTTTTTTAAATTTCATATATTCCCCCTATATGCCTGCGGCAAACTAAAAATAATTTAAAATCAATTTCTCTTTTTTGTCCAAAGTTTTTTCCTATCTATCGTATTTAATCGTCATTTCCTTTATTTTTTTTGCCAATTTATCGGTGAGTTCATCACCTTTTAATCTCCATTTCCAGTTATTTCCCAATGTCGACGGCATATTCATCCTGGCTCTATTGTCCAGTCCCAAAAAATCCTGCATCTGTGCCACAACTATATCTGAATTGGATTTCCAGATAGCCTCTATAAATATATCGTTTATTTTTTCGCTCTTAATTTTTTTTAATTTTAAATATTTTTTCAAATATTTTTTTGCATGTTTCTTATCATTTTCTACTACATTTTCATACCAGCCTACCACAGTTTCGTTATCATGGGTCCCTGTATAAGCCACTGAATTTTTAGGATACTTATGAGGCAGATAGTCACTCTCCTCCCTTGAATCAAAAGCAAATTCCAATATTTTCATCCCTGGATACCCGCTATCTTTCAGAAGTTTTCTTACCCCCTTAGTTAAAAAGCCCAGATCTTCAGCAATGATAGGCAGATCCCCTAATTCACTCTTTATTGCTTTAAACAGCTCTATTCCCGGTCCTTTTACCCATCTTCCGGGTCTGGCGGTGGGTGCATCTGCCGGTATCTCCCAGTAGGATTCAAATCCCCTAAAATGGTCTATCCTTACCAGGTCATATAGTTCAAATGCTGCCCTCATCCTCTCGATCCACCACGAGTACCCTCTTCTTCTCATAATTTTCCAGTTATAGAGGGGATTCCCCCACAGCTGCCCTGTACTGCTGAAAGCATCTGGAGGACATCCTGCCACAACCTTCATATTTTTTTCCTCGTCAAATAAAAATAACTCTGTTTTTAACCATGCATCTACACTGTCGCCAGATATAAATATAGGCAGATCCCCCATTATCTTTACCTTATTCTCGTGGGCATACCTTTTCAACCTTCCCCACTGAGTATAGAATAAATACTGCAGGTAGATATAATAATCTATCTCATTTTTCAGTTCTATCCTGTATTTTTTTAAGGTATTGATATAAGCAAATTTTTCTTCCTTCACCCATTTTGTCCACTCTTTTCCGTTATTTTTATCTTTCAACGCCATGAATAGTGCGTAATCATCTATCCAGTAAAAGTGTTTTTTCTTAAATTTTTCTATCTCTTCTAAAAAATCTCCTCCCTCATTTGAGTAGGCTTTTTTCAAAAGTTTTAATTTATTTCTATATAGTTTTTCATAGTCTATATACTCCCTATTATCTCCTAAATCGGTGTCTTCCACCTCTTCCCTGTCCAGCCCCCCTCTATCTGTCAATTCTTCTAAATCGATAAAATAAGGATTCCCTGCAAAGGCTGAAAAAGACTGATACGGCGAATCCCCGTAGGAAGTTGTTCCCAGTGGTAAAATTTGCCATATTTTTTGCCCTGATTTTTTTAAAAAATCAACAAATTCATAGGCCTCTTTTCCAAAGGTTCCTATCCCTCTGCCTCCGCCTAAAGATGAGATGTGTAACAATATCCCACTGCTTCTTTCAAACATATTTATTCCCCCCATCGCCTATGGCAATTAATAATTTAAAATTTATAATTGAATTTAAAACCTTCCACTAAGTTATCTCATAACTTTAAAATCCATCCTTTGATTAGCTTTAAGTTTTAAAAGTATTTTTTCTTTTTGGAATCGTTTCCATATAATCTTAATACAAATAACAACAATTGTCAAGAAAGTCTTCTTTTTTTTTACATTTGTTGTTGTTTTAAAACAAATTGTCTGATTAGAGTTGGTGAAATGCTAGTTTTTTTTAAAAATCTTAGTCATAATAATAAAAACACCCCTTTATTAGGAGTGTTTTCAGCAGGTACAATCAGAACTTACTTGTATATCCAAACCTTATAAAGGCTGTATCGTCTGCCTTCCCGGTTGAATTTTCATCATTTTGTTCTACATAGTACCCGCCTTTTAAATAAATCAAATTATTTTCATCCAGTAATTTACTTACCTGGATCGATGGCTCTGCATACAATACATAAGTTTCATGTCCTTCTACCCCGCTTCCACTTACATTATTCAGATCATCAAAATGTCTAGCCCCAAATGAATACGGATCGAACCCACCCTCCAGCAATGCCTCTAGTTTTATACCATTCCCGGCATTATACAGCGGATAGTCAGCATATACATAGGCTTCTATGTTTACATTGTTATAATCATCTGAACCATCCCCGACGAAAGTATAGTCATAGTAGATATTTCCTTCCACTGCCAAATAATCATTTATTGTGTAGAAGTTTTCAAATGATGATGTGAATAAATAATCATTAGTTGTATCTTCAGTTTCTGGTGAAGTATGCTGAAATGCTATACCTGCCCTCAAGTGGGAGCTTAATCCTTCAACATCTGTAAATAAGTGCCATGTAGGCTGCACTCTGAAATATTGTTGATTCCCTACATCGCCGCTACCATATGTGTTTGTCTTTAACTCTGTTCTGATTATCATACCCTCAACAGAAGTTTGAGTATGTAGTCTAAATCTCATCTCTGTACTGTCCCCTGCAGTATTGCCGCTGTCCCTG
Encoded proteins:
- a CDS encoding FomA family porin-like outer membrane protein — its product is MNIKKIVVLTGLVTMGMVSFAMEDSDAEVLKTKEQKESSIFNINDRVRFDENRLEINGNLHLSENNRLEMRLRHYSNVGYGDFGDTRDSGNTAGDSTEMRFRLHTQTSVEGMIIRTELKTNTYGSGDVGNQQYFRVQPTWHLFTDVEGLSSHLRAGIAFQHTSPETEDTTNDYLFTSSFENFYTINDYLAVEGNIYYDYTFVGDGSDDYNNVNIEAYVYADYPLYNAGNGIKLEALLEGGFDPYSFGARHFDDLNNVSGSGVEGHETYVLYAEPSIQVSKLLDENNLIYLKGGYYVEQNDENSTGKADDTAFIRFGYTSKF
- the malQ gene encoding 4-alpha-glucanotransferase: MFERSSGILLHISSLGGGRGIGTFGKEAYEFVDFLKKSGQKIWQILPLGTTSYGDSPYQSFSAFAGNPYFIDLEELTDRGGLDREEVEDTDLGDNREYIDYEKLYRNKLKLLKKAYSNEGGDFLEEIEKFKKKHFYWIDDYALFMALKDKNNGKEWTKWVKEEKFAYINTLKKYRIELKNEIDYYIYLQYLFYTQWGRLKRYAHENKVKIMGDLPIFISGDSVDAWLKTELFLFDEEKNMKVVAGCPPDAFSSTGQLWGNPLYNWKIMRRRGYSWWIERMRAAFELYDLVRIDHFRGFESYWEIPADAPTARPGRWVKGPGIELFKAIKSELGDLPIIAEDLGFLTKGVRKLLKDSGYPGMKILEFAFDSREESDYLPHKYPKNSVAYTGTHDNETVVGWYENVVENDKKHAKKYLKKYLKLKKIKSEKINDIFIEAIWKSNSDIVVAQMQDFLGLDNRARMNMPSTLGNNWKWRLKGDELTDKLAKKIKEMTIKYDR